From the Cryptosporangium phraense genome, one window contains:
- a CDS encoding cytochrome P450, which produces MTTEYDFFLGNELVEDPYPYYRSLRDRCPVLREPHHDVMMVTGYDEAMAVYSDTTTFSSASSVTGPFPGFPVPLEGDDVSDLIEEHRSGLPMSDQIITMDLPTHAKHRALLMRLITPRRLKENEEAIWRLADGLLEPLLAAGKAEFISGFAQPFSFLVISDLLGVPAEDQTEFSRGMGQAGNIGGTGGDSMQHSPLEFLYSQFSTYIAGRRENPRNDVLTGMASATFPDGSQPEVIEVVRVAANVFAAGQETTVRLLGAAVQRLAEDAPLQALLRRERDRIPQFIEETLRFESPVKGDFRVSRTATTVGGVDIPAGTTVMVVNAAANRDPRHFDDPETFDLDRTNARHHMAFGRGIHTCPGAPLARAEARACLERLLDRTSDIRISEAVHGPAGARRYSYLPTFILRGLTHLNLEFDS; this is translated from the coding sequence GTGACCACTGAGTACGACTTCTTCCTCGGGAACGAACTGGTCGAAGACCCGTACCCGTACTACCGATCACTGCGGGACCGTTGCCCGGTGCTCCGCGAGCCCCACCACGACGTCATGATGGTGACCGGGTACGACGAGGCGATGGCGGTCTACTCGGACACCACCACGTTCTCCTCGGCGTCGTCGGTGACCGGCCCGTTCCCGGGCTTCCCGGTTCCGCTGGAGGGCGACGACGTCAGCGACCTGATCGAGGAGCACCGGTCCGGGCTCCCGATGAGCGACCAGATCATCACGATGGACCTTCCGACGCACGCGAAGCACCGGGCACTGCTGATGCGGCTGATCACGCCCCGGCGGCTCAAAGAGAACGAGGAGGCGATCTGGCGTCTCGCCGACGGGCTGCTCGAGCCGTTGCTGGCCGCCGGCAAAGCGGAGTTCATCAGCGGGTTCGCCCAGCCGTTCAGCTTCCTGGTCATCTCCGACCTGCTCGGCGTGCCGGCCGAGGACCAGACCGAGTTCAGCCGGGGCATGGGCCAGGCCGGCAACATCGGCGGCACCGGCGGCGACTCGATGCAGCACTCGCCGCTGGAGTTCCTGTACTCGCAGTTCAGCACGTACATCGCGGGCCGTAGGGAGAACCCCCGGAACGACGTGCTCACCGGCATGGCGTCGGCGACGTTCCCGGACGGGTCGCAGCCCGAGGTGATCGAGGTCGTCCGGGTCGCCGCGAACGTCTTCGCGGCCGGACAGGAGACGACCGTGCGGCTGCTGGGTGCGGCCGTGCAGCGGCTGGCCGAGGACGCCCCGCTGCAGGCTCTGCTGCGGCGGGAGCGCGATCGGATCCCGCAGTTCATCGAGGAGACCCTGCGGTTCGAGAGCCCGGTGAAAGGCGACTTCCGGGTCTCCCGGACCGCGACCACGGTCGGTGGCGTCGACATCCCGGCCGGCACGACCGTGATGGTCGTGAACGCGGCCGCGAACCGCGACCCGCGGCACTTCGACGACCCGGAGACGTTCGACCTCGACCGGACGAACGCCCGCCACCACATGGCGTTCGGGCGCGGGATCCACACCTGCCCGGGAGCCCCGCTGGCCCGGGCCGAGGCGCGGGCCTGCCTGGAGCGGCTGTTGGACCGCACGTCGGACATCCGCATCTCCGAGGCGGTCCACGGCCCGGCCGGCGCCCGCCGGTACTCCTACCT
- a CDS encoding class I adenylate-forming enzyme family protein, with protein MGAAIASGAALASEPGLGALTLPGLLREVCTRFGPREALVQGSARWTYSDLWERSVEVAAACRALGVGKSTRVGVLMTNRPEWVSSVFGITMAGGVAVTLSTFSTPSELEYLLAKSGVSVLLYERFAPKRDFAEILSGISLPYLRHRFSVDDDFVGLGSREDPSAVQAMADAVEPSDPAVVFFSSGSTSKPKGVLSAHRAVSIQSWRFSRMYGFTPDDLPRCWPANGLFWSGNFGMAIGATFAAGGAIVLQRTFAAAEALELMQAEKVNFPLAWPHQWAQLAGAPNWDSVDLSALRFVDARTALAAHPTVSGTWYEPSHAYGNTETFTLSACYPANTPAEVAGGSSGEPLPGNTFKIVDALSGEVLPRGAPGEICVKGPTLMLGYLGTPLDETLDPDGYFHTGDGGHLDDGGRVFWTGRLTDIIKTGGANVSPLEVDEALVSYPGVKVAQTVGVPHDTLGEVVVACVVPHDGSSLDSEKVLAYLREHLAAYKVPRHLLLFRSDEIALTGSAKIKSADLRALAAQRLDTSRDH; from the coding sequence ATGGGTGCCGCTATCGCGTCGGGGGCCGCGCTGGCCTCGGAACCCGGCCTCGGAGCATTGACGCTGCCGGGGCTCCTGCGCGAGGTCTGCACGCGGTTCGGGCCGCGCGAGGCGCTCGTGCAGGGGTCCGCCCGGTGGACCTACTCCGACCTGTGGGAGCGGTCGGTCGAGGTGGCGGCGGCGTGCCGGGCGCTGGGAGTCGGCAAGAGCACCCGCGTGGGCGTGCTGATGACGAACCGGCCGGAGTGGGTGTCGTCGGTGTTCGGCATCACGATGGCCGGTGGGGTCGCGGTCACGCTGAGCACGTTCTCGACGCCGTCGGAGCTGGAGTACCTGCTGGCCAAGTCCGGCGTGTCGGTGCTGCTGTACGAGCGGTTCGCGCCGAAGCGGGACTTCGCCGAGATCCTGAGCGGGATCTCGCTGCCGTATCTGCGGCACCGGTTCTCGGTCGACGACGACTTCGTCGGGCTGGGGTCCCGAGAGGACCCGTCGGCCGTGCAGGCGATGGCCGACGCGGTGGAGCCGAGCGATCCCGCGGTCGTGTTCTTCTCGTCCGGGTCGACCAGCAAGCCCAAGGGCGTGCTCAGCGCGCACCGGGCGGTGTCGATCCAGTCGTGGCGCTTCTCCCGGATGTACGGGTTCACGCCCGACGACCTCCCGCGCTGCTGGCCCGCGAACGGCCTGTTCTGGTCGGGCAACTTCGGGATGGCGATCGGGGCGACGTTCGCGGCCGGCGGGGCGATCGTCCTCCAGCGGACGTTCGCCGCGGCCGAAGCGCTCGAGCTGATGCAGGCCGAGAAGGTGAACTTCCCGCTGGCCTGGCCGCACCAGTGGGCCCAGCTGGCCGGTGCGCCGAACTGGGATTCGGTCGACCTGTCGGCGCTGCGTTTCGTGGACGCCCGCACCGCGCTGGCGGCGCACCCCACGGTTTCCGGCACCTGGTACGAACCGTCGCACGCCTACGGCAACACCGAGACGTTCACGTTGAGCGCCTGCTACCCGGCGAACACTCCTGCCGAGGTGGCGGGGGGTTCGAGCGGCGAGCCGCTGCCCGGCAACACGTTCAAGATCGTCGACGCGCTCTCCGGCGAGGTGCTGCCCCGGGGTGCGCCCGGCGAGATCTGCGTCAAGGGGCCGACGCTGATGCTCGGCTACCTCGGCACCCCGCTCGACGAGACGCTCGACCCGGACGGCTACTTCCACACCGGCGACGGCGGCCACCTCGACGACGGGGGCCGGGTGTTCTGGACCGGGCGCCTCACCGACATCATCAAGACCGGCGGCGCGAACGTCTCCCCGCTCGAGGTCGACGAGGCGCTCGTCTCGTACCCCGGCGTGAAGGTGGCGCAGACCGTCGGCGTGCCGCACGACACGCTCGGCGAGGTGGTCGTCGCGTGCGTCGTGCCGCACGACGGATCCTCGTTGGACTCCGAGAAGGTGCTGGCGTACCTGCGCGAGCACCTGGCCGCGTACAAGGTTCCCCGGCACCTGCTGTTGTTCCGTTCGGACGAGATCGCGCTGACCGGCAGCGCGAAGATCAAATCCGCCGACCTGCGGGCCCTGGCCGCTCAGCGATTGGACACCTCTCGTGACCACTGA
- a CDS encoding FAS1-like dehydratase domain-containing protein, which produces MNLDLSDVDHRVGKPVGGGQLWDPCSTSDIRRWVMAMDYPNPRHWDQEYADQFGGLVAPQSMAVALDYGHGAQPACVGHIPGSHLIFGGEEWWFYGVPIRPGDTLLQERRFHDYKVTETKFAGPTMFSRGDTVHRNQHGALVARERSTAIRYLAAEAEKRGMYADQLAPVKKWSSTELDEVEKLRHEWLLSGRDGVSPHFDAVSVGDTLPRRVLGPHSIATFTTEYRAFLFNIWGTFGWTAPPGVEDPWINQDPGWTAGFEFDEEGARIDPRKRDGLYVGPSRGHIDEEKAGAVGMARAYGYGATMGAWCTDYLAYWAGADGLVRHTKADFRGPAFEGDVTYFDAEVVGKEATSSWGVPIVQVKLRLTNQDGGTLVTCTAEVELPF; this is translated from the coding sequence ATGAACCTTGACTTGTCGGACGTCGACCACCGCGTCGGGAAGCCGGTCGGCGGCGGGCAACTGTGGGACCCGTGCAGCACGTCGGACATCCGCCGCTGGGTGATGGCGATGGACTACCCGAACCCGCGGCACTGGGACCAGGAGTACGCCGACCAGTTCGGGGGCCTGGTGGCCCCGCAGTCGATGGCGGTGGCGCTGGACTACGGGCACGGTGCACAGCCGGCCTGCGTCGGCCACATCCCGGGCAGCCACCTGATCTTCGGTGGCGAGGAGTGGTGGTTCTACGGGGTGCCGATCCGGCCCGGCGACACGCTGCTGCAGGAGCGCCGCTTCCACGACTACAAGGTGACCGAGACGAAGTTCGCCGGTCCGACGATGTTCTCCCGCGGTGACACCGTTCATCGGAACCAGCACGGGGCGCTGGTGGCGCGGGAACGTTCGACCGCGATCCGGTACCTGGCCGCCGAGGCCGAGAAGCGGGGCATGTACGCCGACCAGCTCGCGCCGGTGAAGAAGTGGAGTTCCACCGAGCTCGACGAGGTGGAGAAGCTCCGGCACGAGTGGCTGCTGTCGGGGCGGGACGGTGTGTCGCCGCACTTCGACGCCGTGTCCGTCGGCGACACGCTGCCTCGGCGGGTGCTGGGGCCGCACAGCATCGCGACGTTCACGACCGAGTACCGGGCGTTCCTGTTCAACATCTGGGGGACGTTCGGGTGGACGGCTCCCCCGGGCGTCGAGGACCCGTGGATCAACCAGGACCCGGGCTGGACCGCGGGCTTCGAGTTCGACGAGGAAGGCGCCCGCATCGACCCGCGCAAGCGGGACGGGCTGTACGTCGGTCCGTCGCGCGGGCACATCGACGAGGAGAAGGCCGGGGCGGTCGGGATGGCCCGGGCGTACGGCTACGGCGCGACGATGGGCGCCTGGTGCACGGACTACCTGGCCTACTGGGCCGGTGCTGACGGGCTCGTGCGGCACACGAAGGCCGACTTCCGCGGGCCGGCGTTCGAGGGCGACGTGACGTACTTCGACGCCGAGGTCGTCGGCAAGGAGGCGACGTCGAGCTGGGGCGTGCCGATCGTCCAGGTGAAGCTCCGGCTCACCAATCAGGACGGCGGCACGCTGGTGACGTGCACCGCTGAAGTCGAGTTGCCGTTCTGA
- a CDS encoding MDR family oxidoreductase, whose product MFSAVVIQKDDDGRSVGVSALDDSDLPDGDVTVDVEYSTLNYKDGLAILGTSPVVRTYPMVPGIDFAGVVSASTHASWQPGDVVVLNGWGVGETHWGGLAQRARVNGDWLIPLPAGLTTRQTMALGTAGYTAALCVDALVAHGVSSDSGDVLVTGATGGVGTVVIALLARAGFSVTASTGSTSEEAFLTGLGATAVIDRAELSEPGKPLQKERWAGVVDSVGSTTLVNACAQTRYGGAVAACGLAQGMDFAGTVAPFILRGVSLLGIDSVRASRARRVAAWERLARDLDASVIDAIADEVALADVVSAAQQLMDGKIRGRVLVRTS is encoded by the coding sequence GTGTTCTCCGCCGTGGTGATCCAGAAGGACGACGACGGGCGCTCCGTCGGCGTGTCGGCGCTCGACGACAGCGACCTGCCGGACGGCGACGTGACGGTCGACGTCGAGTACTCGACGCTGAACTACAAGGACGGCCTGGCCATCCTGGGGACGTCGCCGGTCGTGCGGACGTACCCGATGGTTCCGGGCATCGACTTCGCCGGGGTGGTGTCGGCGAGCACGCACGCGTCCTGGCAGCCCGGTGACGTCGTCGTGCTGAACGGCTGGGGCGTCGGTGAGACGCACTGGGGCGGGCTCGCGCAGCGGGCCCGGGTGAACGGCGACTGGCTGATCCCGCTGCCCGCCGGCCTGACGACCCGCCAGACCATGGCGCTCGGCACGGCCGGGTACACCGCCGCCCTCTGCGTGGACGCGCTGGTCGCCCACGGTGTCTCCAGTGACTCGGGTGACGTGCTGGTGACCGGCGCGACCGGGGGCGTCGGCACGGTGGTGATCGCGCTGCTGGCCCGGGCCGGCTTCTCGGTCACGGCGTCCACCGGGTCGACGTCCGAAGAAGCATTCTTGACGGGGCTGGGAGCAACGGCGGTCATCGACCGCGCGGAGCTGTCCGAGCCCGGGAAGCCGTTGCAGAAGGAACGGTGGGCCGGCGTCGTCGACTCGGTCGGCAGCACGACGCTGGTGAACGCCTGCGCGCAGACGCGCTACGGCGGCGCGGTGGCGGCCTGCGGCCTGGCCCAGGGCATGGACTTCGCCGGCACGGTCGCGCCGTTCATCCTGCGCGGGGTGTCGCTGCTGGGCATCGACAGCGTCCGGGCGTCCCGCGCGCGCCGGGTGGCCGCTTGGGAGCGACTGGCCCGCGATCTGGACGCGTCGGTGATCGACGCGATCGCCGACGAGGTCGCGCTGGCGGACGTGGTGTCCGCCGCGCAGCAGCTCATGGACGGAAAGATCCGCGGTCGAGTGCTTGTGAGGACGTCATGA
- a CDS encoding SMP-30/gluconolactonase/LRE family protein, whose protein sequence is MSLQARHTPTAPIGLAGGWSLDRLTPPSRLFGANGLRTGPDGRIYIAQVSGSTISALDVETGELETVSAKGSAIVGPDDIAFDADGNLYATEYYQGRVTVLDTRGNTRVLRDDLPGANGITFHQGRLFVNECRIGGRLLELNTAGEIVGVLLDGLMMPNAMEVGPDGLLYYPLLGTNEIWRIHPDGGEPERVAADLGGPDAVKFDPQGNVVSTQCGTGDVLRIDPRTGEKTVLATVGPGLDNLTFVGDRLFVSRFTGAIVEILPDGTTRDALPAGLNGPLDVAASSDGRLYVADGAFFYGLTPGRAPEVVAMLFTPGYPGYVRGVTSPAAGEFRVTTSTGQVSRYRPADQFSEVLAEGFDQLYGIDVAPDGSVAVADLGAGRVLAVRTTGVEELASGLDRPLGVAFGPDGTLYVSESGAGRIVTVGPAGVDTVADGFEQPHGVLVRDGQLLVVDAGAKELVGVDLGSKARQTIVANLPVGVPPGVTPKPLVGIAPFSGPEGPFAGITAGPDGALYLSADADGSVLVLRPGS, encoded by the coding sequence ATGTCGCTGCAGGCCCGCCACACCCCCACCGCCCCGATCGGCCTGGCCGGGGGCTGGAGTCTCGACCGGCTCACCCCGCCCAGCCGGCTGTTCGGCGCCAACGGATTACGCACCGGCCCCGACGGCCGGATCTACATCGCCCAGGTCTCCGGCAGCACGATCAGCGCGCTGGACGTCGAGACCGGCGAACTCGAGACGGTCAGCGCCAAGGGCAGCGCGATCGTCGGCCCGGACGACATCGCGTTCGACGCCGACGGCAACCTCTACGCCACCGAGTACTACCAGGGCCGGGTCACGGTCCTCGATACCCGGGGAAACACCCGCGTCCTGCGTGACGACCTCCCGGGCGCCAACGGGATCACGTTCCACCAGGGACGCCTGTTCGTGAACGAGTGCCGCATCGGCGGTCGCCTGCTCGAGCTGAACACCGCGGGCGAGATCGTCGGCGTCCTCCTCGACGGCCTGATGATGCCCAACGCGATGGAGGTGGGCCCGGACGGCCTGCTCTACTACCCGCTGCTCGGCACCAACGAGATCTGGCGCATCCACCCCGACGGTGGCGAGCCCGAGCGCGTCGCCGCCGACCTGGGCGGCCCGGACGCGGTGAAGTTCGACCCGCAGGGAAACGTCGTCTCCACCCAGTGCGGCACCGGTGACGTGCTCCGGATCGACCCGCGCACCGGTGAGAAGACCGTGCTGGCCACCGTCGGCCCCGGCCTCGACAACCTGACGTTCGTCGGCGACCGGCTGTTCGTCTCCCGCTTCACCGGCGCGATCGTCGAGATCCTCCCCGACGGCACCACCCGGGACGCACTCCCGGCCGGTCTGAACGGCCCGCTCGACGTGGCCGCGAGCTCCGACGGCCGGCTCTACGTCGCCGACGGCGCGTTCTTCTACGGGCTCACGCCGGGTCGCGCACCCGAGGTCGTCGCGATGCTGTTCACCCCCGGCTACCCCGGTTACGTCCGCGGGGTCACCTCACCGGCCGCGGGTGAGTTCCGGGTGACGACCTCGACCGGCCAGGTCTCCCGCTACCGCCCGGCCGACCAGTTCAGCGAGGTGCTGGCCGAGGGCTTCGATCAGCTCTACGGCATCGACGTCGCCCCCGACGGGTCGGTCGCGGTCGCCGACCTGGGCGCCGGCCGTGTGCTCGCGGTGCGCACCACCGGCGTCGAGGAACTGGCTTCCGGGCTCGACCGGCCGCTCGGCGTCGCGTTCGGGCCGGACGGCACGCTCTACGTCTCCGAGTCCGGGGCCGGCCGGATCGTGACGGTGGGACCGGCCGGCGTCGACACGGTCGCCGACGGGTTCGAGCAGCCGCACGGCGTCCTCGTGCGCGACGGTCAGCTGCTCGTCGTCGACGCCGGAGCGAAGGAGCTCGTCGGCGTCGACCTGGGTAGTAAGGCGCGGCAGACGATCGTGGCGAACCTGCCGGTCGGCGTGCCGCCCGGCGTGACGCCGAAGCCGCTCGTCGGGATCGCGCCGTTCTCCGGGCCGGAAGGCCCGTTCGCCGGGATCACCGCCGGTCCCGACGGCGCGCTGTACCTGTCCGCGGACGCCGACGGCAGCGTCCTCGTCCTCCGTCCCGGGAGCTGA
- a CDS encoding SDR family NAD(P)-dependent oxidoreductase: protein MGYDLELNGRIVVVSGAAGGGIGTTVTRMVAEAGATVVAVSRSADNLGKHIEPLAAEGLDVVPVAADASTDEGIAATMDAVARADGHLHGLVNVAGGMEPAEWMPATRVNRDDWRRLFAQNLETMFFMSQAVAARLRQEERPGSIVSISSISGMNTAPFHVAYGTAKAGMVAATRTMAVELAAHGIRVNAVAPGVTATPASLTYVEDDPERDLRAIAMGRRGRPEEQAGAILFLLSDLSTYITGQTILVDGGLNLKWTHLRADNTTQFLKDEGFRAAISAE, encoded by the coding sequence GTGGGGTACGACCTGGAGTTGAACGGCCGGATCGTCGTCGTGTCGGGCGCCGCAGGCGGCGGCATCGGCACCACGGTGACCCGGATGGTCGCCGAGGCCGGAGCCACGGTCGTGGCCGTGAGCCGGTCGGCCGACAACCTCGGCAAGCACATCGAGCCGCTGGCCGCCGAGGGTCTCGACGTGGTGCCGGTGGCCGCCGACGCGTCCACCGACGAGGGCATCGCGGCGACGATGGACGCGGTCGCGAGGGCCGACGGACACCTGCACGGCCTGGTCAACGTGGCCGGTGGCATGGAACCGGCCGAGTGGATGCCGGCCACCCGGGTGAACCGGGACGACTGGCGACGGCTGTTCGCCCAGAACCTGGAGACGATGTTCTTCATGAGCCAGGCGGTCGCCGCCCGGCTCCGGCAGGAGGAGCGGCCGGGATCGATCGTGTCGATCTCGTCGATCAGCGGGATGAACACCGCGCCGTTCCACGTCGCCTACGGCACCGCGAAGGCCGGGATGGTGGCGGCGACCCGGACGATGGCCGTCGAGCTGGCCGCCCACGGCATCCGGGTGAACGCGGTCGCGCCCGGCGTCACCGCGACCCCGGCGTCGCTGACCTACGTCGAGGACGACCCGGAGCGCGATCTGCGGGCGATCGCGATGGGGCGGCGGGGCCGTCCCGAGGAGCAGGCCGGAGCGATCCTCTTCCTGCTCTCGGACCTGTCGACCTACATCACCGGTCAGACGATCCTGGTCGACGGCGGTCTGAACCTGAAGTGGACGCACCTGCGCGCCGACAACACGACCCAATTCCTCAAGGACGAGGGATTCCGCGCAGCGATCTCGGCGGAGTGA
- a CDS encoding SDR family NAD(P)-dependent oxidoreductase — MTMMRFDDRVAVITGGGRGLGRSYALLLASKGAKVVVDDTGASIAGDGADASPAEDVVREIEKAGGEAVACTESVATPDGGRAIVEAALDHFGRIDVLIHNAGNNRRAPLAEMTSEDFDAVLDVHLRGAFHVVRPAFARMVTAGYGRIVLTSSIGGLYGNHLVANYSAAKAGVIGLSHVAALEGADHGVQSNVIAPGALTRLAEGLDTSAYPPMDPELTAPVVGWLAHEDCSISGEVLVTMAGRVARAWVAESPGAYRAEWSIEQVADDIDTIRDTSDPWVLPPVPAGFATHIGNSFSMARS, encoded by the coding sequence GTGACGATGATGAGGTTCGACGATCGGGTCGCGGTGATCACCGGCGGCGGCCGCGGGCTGGGGCGGTCGTACGCGCTGCTCCTCGCGTCGAAGGGCGCGAAGGTCGTCGTCGACGACACCGGCGCCTCGATCGCCGGGGACGGCGCCGACGCGAGCCCGGCCGAGGACGTGGTCCGCGAGATCGAGAAGGCCGGCGGCGAGGCGGTCGCCTGCACCGAGTCCGTGGCCACGCCGGACGGCGGCCGGGCGATCGTGGAGGCCGCGCTCGACCACTTCGGCCGGATCGACGTCCTGATCCACAACGCCGGCAACAACCGCCGGGCACCGCTGGCCGAGATGACGTCCGAGGACTTCGACGCCGTGCTCGACGTCCACCTGCGGGGCGCGTTCCACGTCGTCCGGCCGGCGTTCGCGCGGATGGTCACGGCCGGCTACGGCCGGATCGTGCTCACGTCCTCGATCGGCGGCCTCTACGGCAACCACCTGGTCGCGAACTACAGCGCGGCGAAGGCCGGCGTGATCGGCCTGTCCCACGTGGCGGCGCTGGAGGGGGCCGACCACGGCGTGCAGTCGAACGTCATCGCGCCCGGGGCCCTCACCCGGCTGGCCGAAGGGCTCGACACCTCGGCGTACCCGCCGATGGACCCCGAACTGACGGCCCCGGTCGTCGGCTGGCTGGCCCACGAGGACTGCTCGATCAGCGGCGAGGTGCTGGTCACGATGGCCGGCCGGGTCGCGCGGGCCTGGGTCGCCGAGAGCCCCGGCGCGTACCGCGCGGAGTGGTCGATCGAGCAGGTCGCCGACGACATCGACACGATCCGCGACACCAGTGATCCGTGGGTGCTGCCGCCCGTCCCGGCGGGCTTCGCCACCCACATCGGCAACAGCTTCTCGATGGCGAGGTCCTAG
- a CDS encoding thiamine pyrophosphate-binding protein: protein MVKVYERILDLFEAEGITTIFGIPDPNFVHLFHLADERGWNVVAPHHEASAGFMAEAVSRMTGKPAVCIGTLGPGMANMAPAIQCALVENSPVIFLGGQRARITEQRVRRGRIQFVQQAPLVEASVKYSASIEYADQTDEVIRQALRVTMSGTPGPAYIEYPSHVIQEDLDRKPPLPPERYRLVNQTAGADAIARAVGLIAAAEHPILLVGHGVHTARVGESVRALAEKLACPVIQTSGGTSYVQGLEDRTFPYGFSPSAIEAVVRSDLCLALGTELGEPVHYGRGRHWVANEDNRKWILVEQDPAAIGVNRPIDVPLVGDLRAVVPQLVSAVAQRKASADLPDWVTKDAERLAELAETAPSGGSPVHPARLIVEATKVFPADGIMIRDGGATTIFSWTYSQAKPHDVIWNQNFGHLGTGLPYAVGAGVADGGQRPLMLITGDSSFLFHVAELETAARLGLPLVCVVGVDYSWGLEVGVYKRTFGPGSRETGTHWSTTTRLDKVAEGFGCYGEYVERDEDIAPAIKRAYASGKTAVIHVVVDPKANSEEMPSYDEFRTWYAEGTQ from the coding sequence ATGGTGAAGGTCTACGAGCGGATTCTCGACCTCTTCGAGGCCGAGGGCATCACCACGATCTTCGGGATCCCCGACCCGAATTTCGTCCACCTGTTCCACCTGGCCGACGAGCGCGGCTGGAACGTCGTCGCCCCGCACCACGAGGCGTCGGCCGGGTTCATGGCCGAGGCGGTCTCGCGGATGACCGGTAAGCCCGCGGTCTGCATCGGGACGCTCGGCCCGGGCATGGCGAACATGGCGCCGGCGATCCAGTGCGCGCTGGTCGAGAACTCGCCGGTCATCTTCCTCGGCGGCCAGCGGGCCCGGATCACCGAGCAGCGCGTGCGGCGCGGCCGGATCCAGTTCGTGCAGCAGGCGCCGCTGGTCGAGGCCTCGGTGAAGTACTCGGCCAGCATCGAGTACGCCGACCAGACCGACGAGGTCATCCGTCAGGCGCTGCGCGTGACGATGTCCGGCACGCCCGGCCCGGCGTACATCGAGTACCCGTCGCACGTCATCCAGGAGGACCTGGACCGGAAGCCGCCGCTCCCGCCGGAGCGGTACCGGCTGGTGAATCAAACCGCCGGGGCCGACGCGATCGCCCGGGCCGTCGGGCTGATCGCGGCCGCCGAGCACCCGATCCTGCTGGTCGGGCACGGCGTCCACACGGCCCGGGTGGGGGAGTCGGTGCGGGCGCTGGCCGAGAAGCTGGCCTGCCCGGTCATCCAGACCTCGGGCGGCACGTCGTACGTCCAGGGCCTGGAGGACCGCACGTTCCCGTACGGCTTCTCGCCGTCGGCGATCGAGGCCGTCGTGCGGTCCGACCTCTGTCTGGCGCTGGGTACCGAGCTCGGCGAGCCCGTCCACTACGGGCGCGGGCGGCACTGGGTCGCGAACGAGGACAACCGGAAGTGGATCCTCGTCGAGCAGGACCCGGCGGCCATCGGCGTGAACCGTCCGATCGACGTTCCGCTGGTCGGCGACCTGCGGGCCGTCGTCCCCCAGTTGGTCTCCGCCGTGGCGCAGCGGAAGGCCTCCGCGGACCTGCCGGATTGGGTGACGAAAGACGCGGAGCGTCTGGCCGAGCTCGCGGAGACCGCCCCCTCCGGGGGCTCCCCGGTGCACCCGGCGCGGTTGATCGTCGAGGCGACGAAGGTGTTCCCGGCCGACGGGATCATGATCCGCGACGGTGGGGCGACGACGATCTTCAGCTGGACGTATTCGCAGGCCAAACCGCACGACGTGATCTGGAACCAGAATTTCGGCCACCTCGGGACGGGGCTGCCGTACGCGGTCGGCGCGGGCGTCGCCGACGGGGGACAGCGGCCGCTGATGCTGATCACCGGCGACTCGTCGTTCCTGTTCCACGTCGCCGAGCTGGAGACCGCGGCCCGGCTCGGGCTGCCGCTGGTCTGCGTGGTCGGCGTCGACTACTCGTGGGGCCTCGAAGTCGGCGTCTACAAGCGGACGTTCGGCCCGGGCTCGCGGGAGACCGGCACGCACTGGAGCACCACGACGCGGCTCGACAAGGTCGCCGAGGGCTTCGGGTGCTACGGCGAGTACGTCGAGCGCGACGAGGACATCGCGCCGGCGATCAAGCGGGCGTACGCCAGCGGCAAGACCGCGGTGATCCACGTCGTGGTCGACCCGAAGGCGAACTCCGAGGAGATGCCCAGCTACGACGAGTTCCGGACCTGGTACGCCGAAGGGACGCAATGA